The Armatimonadota bacterium genome has a segment encoding these proteins:
- the hisF gene encoding imidazole glycerol phosphate synthase subunit HisF yields MLAKRIIIGLDIKDGRVVKGTKFVNLRDAGDPVELAALYDAEGADEITFLDITASHERRGLIFDLARRVSEMMFIPFTVGGGITTVDDFAGIMAAGAEKVFINTSAVTTPELITQASDRFGAQAVVVAVDAKARHERDENAEAFASGYEVYIHGGRTPTGLDVVKWAQRVEELGAGELLLTSMETDGVQQGFDLGITRAVADSVGIPVIASGGGGTPQHLVDGVTEGHAEAVFIASIVHYRTYSIRECKQAMHDADIPVRLKW; encoded by the coding sequence ATGCTTGCCAAACGTATTATCATCGGACTCGACATCAAGGATGGCCGCGTCGTCAAGGGCACGAAATTCGTCAACCTGCGCGACGCCGGCGACCCCGTGGAACTCGCCGCGCTCTACGACGCCGAAGGCGCGGACGAGATCACCTTCCTGGACATCACCGCCAGCCACGAACGCCGCGGCCTCATCTTCGACCTGGCCCGGCGGGTCTCCGAGATGATGTTCATCCCGTTCACAGTTGGCGGGGGAATTACCACGGTCGACGATTTTGCGGGGATCATGGCGGCCGGCGCGGAAAAGGTGTTCATCAACACCTCCGCCGTGACCACACCCGAACTCATCACCCAGGCGTCCGACCGCTTCGGCGCGCAGGCGGTGGTCGTGGCGGTGGACGCGAAGGCGCGGCACGAACGAGACGAAAACGCGGAAGCGTTCGCATCCGGGTACGAGGTCTACATTCACGGAGGGCGCACTCCCACAGGGTTGGACGTGGTAAAATGGGCACAGAGGGTCGAGGAACTCGGCGCGGGTGAACTCCTCCTGACGAGCATGGAAACCGACGGAGTGCAGCAGGGGTTTGACCTGGGGATCACCCGCGCGGTCGCCGACAGTGTCGGCATACCCGTGATTGCGTCCGGCGGCGGCGGCACCCCGCAACACCTTGTGGACGGCGTCACCGAAGGGCATGCGGAGGCTGTGTTCATCGCCAGCATCGTGCACTACCGCACATATTCGATACGCGAATGCAAGCAGGCGATGCACGACGCGGACATTCCGGTTCGCTTGAAATGGTAA
- a CDS encoding helix-turn-helix transcriptional regulator, with amino-acid sequence MTATFANIIVRSGDQTAVAAAVRQLPRRLGALVAPPVDKWTAVFDEASDQPDEDRLSGYTVMLSARLNTVAVGFMVYESDVLLYTLAENGKLVDQFSSWPDYFDESLPDSEMEALSGDPRCLARLAHVSPAQVNHILEGEHDFAEEKLAELARLLGLPLSITHWGYNDLLNPETDQPADRAAFIEIAQAFPLSDPES; translated from the coding sequence ATGACTGCTACATTCGCCAATATAATTGTGCGCTCCGGCGACCAGACGGCCGTCGCGGCCGCCGTGCGCCAGCTACCGCGGCGCCTCGGCGCTCTCGTGGCTCCGCCCGTGGACAAATGGACCGCGGTGTTTGACGAGGCGTCCGATCAACCGGATGAAGACCGGCTAAGCGGCTATACCGTGATGCTGAGCGCCAGGCTGAATACCGTTGCGGTCGGGTTCATGGTCTATGAGAGTGACGTCCTCCTCTACACGCTCGCCGAAAACGGAAAGCTGGTCGATCAGTTTTCCAGTTGGCCGGATTACTTCGACGAATCCCTGCCGGACAGCGAAATGGAAGCGCTGTCCGGCGATCCGAGGTGCCTGGCGCGCCTGGCGCACGTATCGCCGGCCCAGGTTAACCATATCCTGGAAGGCGAGCACGATTTCGCCGAAGAGAAACTCGCGGAGCTCGCGCGTCTGCTCGGCCTTCCTCTGAGTATCACCCACTGGGGGTACAACGATCTCCTGAATCCTGAGACTGATCAGCCCGCGGACCGCGCGGCTTTCATCGAAATAGCCCAGGCCTTTCCACTCTCGGATCCCGAGTCTTGA
- the hisI gene encoding phosphoribosyl-AMP cyclohydrolase has translation MIETSTLKFDDKGLLTAVIQDDVNDEVLMVGFMNEEAVRRTLETRRVTYWSRSRQKYWIKGETSGFTQELQSAYYDCDKDALLLRVIQQGAACHEGYRSCFFRRIDEGDEPVIVAPQLVKPY, from the coding sequence ATGATTGAAACAAGCACACTTAAATTTGACGACAAAGGCCTCTTAACCGCAGTCATCCAGGACGATGTGAACGACGAAGTCCTGATGGTCGGTTTTATGAATGAGGAAGCCGTTCGACGGACCCTTGAAACTCGCCGCGTGACCTACTGGAGCCGCAGCCGACAGAAATACTGGATCAAAGGCGAGACCAGCGGGTTCACACAGGAGCTTCAAAGTGCGTATTACGACTGCGACAAGGATGCCCTGCTTCTGCGTGTCATTCAGCAGGGCGCCGCGTGCCACGAGGGGTATCGTTCCTGCTTCTTCCGCCGCATCGACGAAGGCGACGAACCGGTTATCGTTGCCCCACAACTGGTCAAACCGTACTAG
- a CDS encoding zinc-binding dehydrogenase, with protein sequence MPQAAVMIEPNRLEVRELPAATPEPGGIVLDTVLSEVCGTDVHLLHGRLSGVPYPIIPGHVSVGRIAHIEGAASDVEGVSLIAGDIVTFLDVHGTCGKCWYCQVAQASTRCPERRVYGITMSANDGLLGGWSEQIYLKPGTRILPLGSASPEAYMGGGCGLATALHAVERAEIRFGDTVLIQGSGPVGLNALILARLKGATRLLMIGGGADERRDMALRLGADLWLDVFHTTESQRVQAVRDVTGGRGADVVIEASGNPAAVPEGMRLTRDAGAYIIVGQYTDNGGAAINPHLDINRKHLRIQGVWGSDYSHVHRALKMMQRYESEVPWSDFLTKTYTLNEMNEALADVERAAVIKAAVKP encoded by the coding sequence ATGCCGCAAGCCGCCGTCATGATCGAGCCGAATCGCCTGGAGGTTCGCGAGTTGCCCGCTGCAACGCCCGAACCCGGTGGTATTGTGCTGGACACCGTCCTGAGTGAGGTGTGCGGGACCGACGTCCATCTTCTCCACGGCCGGCTGTCCGGAGTCCCCTACCCGATCATCCCCGGCCACGTTTCGGTCGGGCGCATCGCCCACATTGAGGGCGCCGCGTCGGACGTTGAAGGCGTTTCGCTGATCGCCGGCGACATTGTCACGTTTCTCGACGTTCACGGCACGTGTGGGAAGTGCTGGTACTGCCAGGTGGCCCAGGCGTCCACCCGCTGCCCGGAGCGCCGCGTGTACGGCATCACGATGAGCGCGAACGACGGCCTGCTGGGGGGCTGGAGCGAGCAGATATACCTCAAACCCGGCACGCGCATCCTGCCGCTCGGCTCGGCCTCTCCGGAGGCCTACATGGGCGGCGGCTGCGGGTTGGCCACGGCCCTCCACGCCGTTGAGCGCGCCGAGATCCGTTTCGGCGACACCGTGCTGATACAGGGCAGCGGCCCGGTGGGGCTCAACGCGCTGATCCTTGCCCGTCTCAAGGGGGCAACGCGCCTCCTGATGATCGGCGGCGGCGCGGATGAACGCCGCGATATGGCGCTCCGACTCGGCGCCGACCTCTGGCTGGACGTGTTCCACACCACTGAATCCCAGCGCGTACAGGCCGTGCGGGACGTTACGGGCGGGCGAGGGGCGGATGTCGTCATAGAAGCGTCCGGCAATCCGGCCGCCGTGCCGGAAGGCATGCGACTGACGCGCGATGCCGGCGCGTACATAATCGTGGGGCAGTATACGGACAACGGCGGCGCCGCGATCAACCCCCATCTGGACATCAACCGGAAGCACCTCCGCATCCAGGGCGTCTGGGGCTCCGACTACAGCCACGTCCACCGGGCGCTGAAGATGATGCAAAGGTACGAATCCGAAGTCCCGTGGTCGGACTTCCTGACGAAGACCTACACTCTGAATGAAATGAACGAGGCTCTGGCCGACGTTGAGCGCGCGGCCGTCATCAAAGCCGCCGTCAAACCATAG
- a CDS encoding AsnC family transcriptional regulator codes for MSTSEEPQIVADTVVPLDDCDKSLLNALQWEFPLAERPFQAIGAAVGLPEEEVLARIERLRRDHVIRQISAIFDSRRLGYKSSLVAMAFPKDLEERAVQIVNAHPGVSHNYQRNHAFNMWFTLTIHPSMDLETEMNRLGDAAGATSSRLLPTIKLYKINVKLDMSGDASATDKEETAYVKPTGELKPITTEDIFAIRELQLDMPTVVEPFAPMAERLGVTVPALLERAQTFLNNGRMRRFAAVLHHQSAGFTHNAMSVWKVPDESDIERCGRIIAGFRSVSHAYRRPTYPDWPYALFGMIHGRSYEDCHAVADAIKAETGLAEYDLLFSTREWKKIRVQYFVESDLTLDQMLQTAA; via the coding sequence ATGAGCACGTCTGAAGAACCGCAAATTGTCGCTGATACCGTTGTCCCCCTGGACGACTGTGATAAGTCGCTGTTGAACGCCCTGCAGTGGGAGTTCCCACTCGCCGAGCGGCCTTTCCAGGCCATAGGCGCGGCCGTAGGGCTGCCGGAAGAAGAGGTGCTGGCGCGGATCGAGCGCTTGCGCCGCGACCACGTGATCCGCCAGATCTCCGCCATCTTCGACAGCCGGCGCTTGGGCTACAAGTCTTCGCTGGTGGCAATGGCGTTTCCGAAGGACCTTGAGGAGCGCGCTGTTCAGATCGTGAATGCGCATCCAGGCGTTTCGCACAACTACCAGCGCAACCACGCGTTCAACATGTGGTTCACGCTCACCATCCACCCCAGCATGGACCTCGAAACCGAGATGAACCGCCTGGGCGATGCGGCGGGCGCAACATCCAGCCGCCTTCTTCCGACAATCAAGCTTTACAAGATCAACGTGAAGCTGGATATGAGCGGTGATGCCAGCGCAACGGATAAAGAGGAAACCGCCTACGTGAAGCCGACGGGCGAATTGAAGCCCATCACCACCGAAGACATCTTCGCCATCCGCGAACTCCAATTGGATATGCCGACCGTCGTGGAGCCGTTCGCGCCGATGGCGGAACGCCTCGGAGTGACCGTGCCTGCGCTTCTGGAGCGCGCCCAAACATTCCTCAACAACGGCCGCATGCGCCGGTTCGCAGCGGTGCTGCACCATCAGTCGGCGGGATTCACCCATAACGCGATGAGCGTATGGAAGGTGCCGGACGAAAGCGACATCGAGCGCTGTGGGCGAATCATCGCCGGGTTCCGGTCCGTCAGCCACGCCTACCGCCGCCCAACCTACCCGGACTGGCCTTACGCGCTGTTCGGCATGATCCACGGCCGGAGTTACGAGGATTGCCACGCGGTGGCGGACGCCATCAAGGCGGAGACGGGATTGGCTGAGTACGACCTGCTGTTCAGCACGCGGGAATGGAAGAAGATACGAGTGCAGTATTTCGTCGAATCCGATTTGACGCTGGACCAGATGCTGCAGACCGCAGCCTGA
- a CDS encoding superoxide dismutase, with protein sequence MPFELPPLPYAYNALEKAIDELTMQIHHDKHHAAYTNNLNAAIAGRAEVAGKSAEDLLKNLSAVPEDIRTAVKNNGGGYVNHILFWESMGPNGGGAPTGALAGAIDSAFGGFDAFKEKFNDAGVKRFGSGWVWLVKDSAGKLSIISTANQDTPISDGLTPILLNDVWEHAYYLRYQNRRPDYLKAWWDVVDWNAVSKRF encoded by the coding sequence ATGCCGTTTGAACTACCACCATTGCCTTACGCATACAACGCGCTGGAGAAGGCCATTGACGAACTCACGATGCAAATCCATCACGATAAGCACCATGCGGCTTACACGAACAACCTGAATGCTGCCATAGCGGGGCGTGCGGAAGTGGCAGGCAAGAGCGCCGAGGACCTGCTGAAGAACCTGTCCGCCGTCCCGGAAGACATCCGCACGGCCGTGAAGAACAACGGCGGCGGCTACGTGAATCACATCCTGTTCTGGGAGAGCATGGGCCCCAACGGCGGCGGAGCGCCGACCGGTGCGCTGGCCGGCGCCATCGACAGCGCTTTTGGCGGATTTGATGCGTTCAAGGAAAAGTTTAACGACGCCGGCGTGAAGCGATTCGGCAGCGGCTGGGTCTGGCTGGTGAAGGACTCCGCGGGCAAACTGAGCATCATCTCCACCGCGAACCAGGACACGCCGATCTCCGACGGCCTGACGCCGATCCTGCTGAACGACGTCTGGGAGCACGCCTATTACCTGCGCTACCAGAATCGCCGGCCGGATTACCTGAAGGCTTGGTGGGACGTCGTTGACTGGAACGCCGTTAGCAAGCGGTTCTAG
- a CDS encoding histidine phosphatase family protein: MTRLLIVRHGETDWNADARVQGYSDIPMNAAGRAQVQLTAAELAEEGISAVYASDLSRARVTGDMIAAPHRLAVQILPALRERCWGAWEGRSMPELAADDPANYARLQAGDWVTPDGAEDYDALQDRIVGAIEQIAADHADETVVVAAHGGPIKVFTAWVLGAPVAAHHRMRIGNASVTTVILRDGRFVLESYNVPPREAVPEPPNPGKTLIESAF; encoded by the coding sequence TTGACACGACTGCTGATAGTGAGACACGGAGAGACGGACTGGAACGCGGATGCCCGCGTTCAGGGTTATTCAGACATCCCGATGAACGCCGCAGGCAGGGCTCAGGTCCAGTTGACCGCCGCTGAGCTTGCCGAAGAGGGCATATCGGCGGTATACGCCAGCGACCTCAGTCGCGCCAGGGTCACAGGGGATATGATCGCCGCGCCGCACAGGCTGGCCGTGCAGATCCTCCCGGCGCTGCGGGAGCGCTGCTGGGGCGCGTGGGAAGGCCGCAGCATGCCGGAACTGGCTGCCGATGATCCGGCGAATTACGCTCGGCTTCAGGCCGGCGATTGGGTGACGCCGGATGGCGCCGAGGATTACGATGCCCTCCAGGATCGGATCGTCGGCGCTATAGAGCAGATTGCCGCCGACCATGCGGATGAGACGGTCGTCGTTGCGGCGCACGGCGGCCCCATCAAGGTGTTCACGGCCTGGGTGCTGGGAGCTCCTGTGGCCGCTCACCATAGGATGCGCATCGGGAACGCTTCGGTCACGACCGTCATCCTGCGCGATGGCAGATTCGTTCTCGAGTCGTATAATGTGCCCCCCAGAGAGGCCGTTCCCGAGCCTCCGAACCCGGGCAAGACGCTCATTGAGAGCGCTTTCTGA
- a CDS encoding Clp1/GlmU family protein produces MIVPVPSTIEEAVAADGVILAIGASDTGKSSRIASLAAQQADTGRQVMVLDLDVGQSEVGPPGMMDLCEAAPDKPVSEWRIRAQWYVGATTPFPSMVEVVTGALRLAERAIELGAELVLVDTPSFVNTPSGHGLSRFLVDALRPGAVLAIQRRDELERWLSGIGAPVVRTEVASGVRPKPPGLRAARRASKLARYFADARRHQVPLTDKLLRGTRLGFGTPLTSTDHRIASPLLGCPVLHAERGAASVAFWTLGPPRHSLDKVAAEFGVRSAVTFDCAFWAGRSLGFIGPHGFCVAMGVIEKVDWPSLTAAVRAPVYSLAEAIAVHAGTMRHRTDGTGLPNVPERDA; encoded by the coding sequence ATGATTGTTCCAGTTCCATCGACAATCGAAGAGGCCGTCGCCGCGGACGGCGTGATCCTCGCCATCGGCGCCTCCGACACCGGCAAGTCGTCGCGGATCGCCTCGTTGGCGGCGCAACAGGCTGACACGGGCCGGCAGGTCATGGTGCTGGACCTGGACGTGGGCCAGTCCGAGGTCGGGCCGCCGGGCATGATGGACCTTTGCGAGGCGGCACCGGACAAACCAGTCAGTGAGTGGAGGATTCGCGCGCAGTGGTATGTGGGCGCCACGACGCCGTTTCCGTCGATGGTGGAAGTCGTTACGGGGGCCTTGCGGCTTGCGGAGAGAGCGATCGAACTGGGCGCGGAATTGGTGCTGGTGGACACGCCGTCGTTCGTGAACACGCCTTCGGGCCATGGGCTGAGTCGCTTCCTGGTGGACGCGCTGCGTCCGGGTGCGGTTCTGGCGATCCAGCGACGCGATGAACTGGAACGATGGCTGTCCGGGATCGGAGCGCCGGTGGTGCGCACCGAGGTAGCCTCCGGCGTGCGGCCGAAACCGCCCGGTCTCCGGGCCGCTCGCCGCGCGTCGAAGCTGGCGAGGTATTTCGCCGACGCCCGGCGGCACCAGGTTCCGCTTACGGACAAACTCCTGCGCGGCACACGCCTGGGCTTCGGAACCCCACTCACGAGCACCGACCATCGGATCGCGTCGCCTTTGCTTGGCTGCCCGGTTCTCCACGCGGAACGCGGAGCCGCTTCGGTGGCATTCTGGACATTGGGACCGCCGCGACATTCGCTGGACAAGGTGGCGGCGGAATTCGGGGTTCGCTCCGCAGTGACGTTCGACTGCGCGTTCTGGGCGGGGCGAAGCCTCGGGTTCATCGGTCCACACGGGTTCTGCGTGGCTATGGGTGTGATCGAGAAGGTCGACTGGCCATCGCTGACGGCGGCGGTGCGCGCTCCTGTGTACAGCCTGGCCGAGGCCATTGCGGTCCATGCGGGCACGATGAGGCATCGGACGGACGGAACGGGTCTGCCGAACGTCCCGGAAAGGGACGCATGA
- the apbC gene encoding iron-sulfur cluster carrier protein ApbC yields MKLFGNKNGPAPEAPAVTENAVLNALRGVIDPDLHRDIVELGFIKDLNIHEGTVGFTVELTTPACPVKEKLKSQAHDLVAVIPGVTQVDVHMTAQVRQSMDPWSQRAPVPGVRNIVAVASGKGGVGKSTVAVNLAVALARQGARVGLMDADIYGPSIPMMMGAQDAHVMGDAEGHIMPLEAHGVKMVSIGFILGENAPVVWRGPMVGKAVTQLVRECVWGELDYLIIDLPPGTGDAQLSLAQSVPVSGGVIVTTPQDIALLDATRGLSMFREVKVPVLGIIENMSYFACPHCGEKTNIFSHGGGREAAERMKVPFLGEIPLDVDVRIGGDTGMPIVAAKPGSPQAVAFMELASKVAAAASIAAMDLHVQSEGFIPLNTLVGPRAK; encoded by the coding sequence ATGAAATTGTTCGGAAATAAGAACGGACCGGCGCCCGAAGCGCCGGCGGTGACCGAAAACGCGGTGTTGAACGCGCTTCGCGGCGTGATCGACCCCGACCTGCATCGTGACATCGTGGAACTGGGCTTCATCAAAGACCTGAATATCCACGAGGGCACGGTCGGGTTCACGGTAGAGCTCACCACGCCCGCCTGCCCGGTAAAAGAGAAATTGAAGTCCCAGGCGCACGATCTGGTGGCGGTCATCCCGGGCGTGACGCAGGTGGATGTTCACATGACGGCGCAAGTACGGCAGAGCATGGACCCGTGGTCGCAGCGCGCGCCGGTGCCGGGTGTGCGGAACATCGTGGCGGTAGCATCCGGCAAAGGCGGCGTTGGCAAGAGCACCGTGGCCGTCAACCTGGCGGTGGCGTTGGCCCGGCAGGGCGCCCGTGTCGGCCTCATGGACGCGGACATCTATGGCCCCAGCATCCCGATGATGATGGGCGCCCAGGATGCGCACGTCATGGGCGACGCCGAGGGGCATATCATGCCGCTGGAGGCGCACGGGGTGAAGATGGTTTCGATCGGATTTATCCTCGGCGAGAATGCGCCCGTGGTGTGGCGTGGGCCGATGGTGGGCAAGGCCGTGACCCAACTGGTGCGCGAATGCGTCTGGGGCGAGCTTGACTATCTGATTATCGACCTGCCGCCCGGCACCGGCGACGCGCAGTTGAGCCTGGCCCAGTCCGTACCGGTGTCGGGCGGGGTGATCGTGACCACCCCCCAGGACATCGCGCTTCTCGACGCCACGCGCGGCCTGAGCATGTTCCGTGAGGTGAAGGTTCCGGTGCTGGGCATCATCGAGAATATGAGCTACTTCGCGTGTCCGCACTGTGGCGAGAAGACCAACATCTTCAGCCACGGCGGCGGCCGCGAGGCGGCGGAGCGGATGAAAGTGCCGTTCCTGGGCGAGATCCCGCTGGACGTGGACGTCCGCATTGGAGGCGACACGGGAATGCCTATTGTGGCGGCGAAACCCGGGAGCCCTCAGGCGGTGGCGTTCATGGAACTTGCGTCGAAGGTCGCCGCGGCGGCGAGCATCGCCGCCATGGACCTGCATGTCCAGAGCGAGGGCTTCATCCCTCTCAACACGCTGGTTGGCCCGCGGGCGAAGTGA
- a CDS encoding carbohydrate binding domain-containing protein: MHIHWRRCVCLLVGLGVITTCRAAAPRHRWVYLSTNLQVADNVGVAEGILRRAKAAGYNGVVLSDYKLNRLDSVPPQYFDNARTFAKTAAALGFDVYPAVCPIGYSNGLLSHDPNLAEGLPVKDATFVVSGREADVVSTNLLSNGGFEAVHGDKLDDWTMQDAPGVVSFSDSSEHHGGARSIRMTNIGAGDPQAGHGRLMRTVPVKPFRQYHVSVWIKTKDYDSPGETRCTVLTAAGAELTFPGWSIAPTQDWTEYHAVFNSLANTSVNVYFGVWGGKHGSIWWDDARVEEVGFLNVLRRQGCPLTVKGEDGTPYSEGSDFDVVKDERMGTVPWPGEYEVYHTPPHLRLLRGSRIKDGQMLKVSFYHAVTIYGGQVCSCLSDPKVYTLLADQIRRVNDLFHPKGFLMSHDELRVANWCETCLKRKLTPGELLADNVKRCAAMIRKASPKAELYVWSDMFDPYHNARDKYYLVNGALLGSWRGLDKGVGYVNWNFDARAKNAAWINKRGNKQILAGYYDGKPESIKTWLNDIRGVSGVDGVMYTTWQNRYDDLEAFAKAAW; this comes from the coding sequence ATGCACATCCATTGGCGGCGTTGCGTTTGCCTGCTCGTAGGGCTGGGCGTCATCACTACATGCCGCGCGGCGGCGCCCAGACACCGCTGGGTTTACCTGAGCACCAACCTCCAGGTGGCCGATAACGTGGGAGTGGCGGAAGGAATCCTCCGCCGCGCCAAGGCGGCAGGGTACAACGGTGTGGTCCTCTCGGACTACAAACTGAACCGCCTGGATTCGGTCCCTCCACAGTACTTCGACAACGCCAGGACCTTCGCGAAGACCGCGGCGGCGCTGGGGTTCGACGTCTATCCCGCCGTCTGTCCCATCGGATACTCAAACGGCCTGCTCAGCCACGATCCCAATCTTGCCGAAGGCCTCCCCGTGAAGGACGCGACATTTGTCGTGAGCGGGCGAGAAGCCGACGTGGTCTCTACAAACCTCCTATCGAACGGCGGCTTCGAGGCGGTTCATGGCGACAAACTCGACGATTGGACCATGCAGGACGCTCCGGGCGTCGTCTCGTTTTCTGATTCGAGCGAGCATCACGGAGGCGCCCGGTCGATCCGCATGACAAATATCGGCGCCGGTGATCCTCAGGCCGGGCACGGGCGACTGATGCGCACCGTTCCCGTGAAGCCGTTCCGGCAATACCATGTCTCGGTCTGGATCAAGACCAAGGACTATGATTCACCCGGTGAAACCCGTTGTACTGTCCTCACGGCCGCCGGAGCGGAGTTGACGTTTCCAGGCTGGAGCATCGCGCCAACGCAGGATTGGACCGAATACCACGCGGTCTTCAACAGCCTCGCCAATACCAGCGTGAATGTCTACTTTGGCGTCTGGGGCGGCAAGCACGGGTCTATCTGGTGGGACGACGCCCGCGTTGAGGAGGTCGGCTTCCTGAACGTGCTGCGACGCCAAGGGTGCCCGCTGACCGTCAAGGGCGAGGACGGGACCCCATACTCCGAAGGCTCGGATTTCGACGTTGTGAAGGACGAGAGAATGGGAACGGTACCGTGGCCGGGGGAGTACGAGGTGTACCATACTCCGCCCCATTTACGGCTGCTCCGGGGGTCACGCATCAAGGATGGACAGATGCTGAAGGTGAGTTTCTACCACGCGGTAACGATTTACGGTGGGCAGGTCTGCTCCTGCTTGTCCGATCCAAAGGTGTACACCCTTTTGGCCGATCAAATACGGCGCGTGAACGACCTTTTCCACCCGAAGGGCTTTCTGATGTCGCACGACGAATTACGTGTGGCCAACTGGTGTGAAACCTGCCTCAAGCGCAAACTGACTCCCGGTGAACTCCTTGCCGACAATGTGAAGCGTTGCGCGGCGATGATCCGGAAGGCCAGCCCGAAAGCGGAACTGTACGTATGGTCGGATATGTTCGACCCGTACCACAACGCTCGGGATAAGTACTATCTGGTCAATGGCGCCCTGCTCGGTTCGTGGCGGGGCCTGGATAAGGGCGTAGGTTACGTTAACTGGAACTTCGACGCCCGGGCCAAAAACGCGGCATGGATCAACAAGCGGGGGAACAAACAAATCCTGGCGGGTTATTACGACGGCAAGCCGGAGAGCATCAAGACGTGGCTGAACGATATTCGCGGCGTTTCAGGCGTTGACGGCGTGATGTACACAACGTGGCAGAACCGATACGACGACCTTGAGGCGTTCGCCAAAGCGGCCTGGTGA
- the rpsR gene encoding 30S ribosomal protein S18, whose protein sequence is MRPSPRQGRGGGPKPFKGTRHRKFCAYCVDKVDTVDYKNIARLRRHVNDRAKILPRRVTGTCAKHQRMVAVAIKRAREIALIPFVAD, encoded by the coding sequence ATGAGACCAAGTCCCCGACAGGGACGCGGAGGCGGCCCGAAGCCTTTCAAAGGCACCCGCCATCGCAAGTTCTGCGCGTACTGCGTGGACAAAGTTGACACTGTCGACTACAAGAACATCGCGCGGTTGCGCCGCCACGTGAACGACCGCGCCAAGATCCTGCCGCGCCGCGTTACCGGCACATGCGCCAAGCACCAGCGAATGGTTGCCGTCGCCATCAAGCGGGCTCGCGAGATCGCGCTGATCCCGTTCGTCGCCGACTAA
- a CDS encoding single-stranded DNA-binding protein, with protein MNRIILIGRLATDPELKYTPSGVAVTDFRLAVDRPFKNASGEKETDFITIKAWREQAEFISNYFHKGRRAAVEGRLEMRNWVAQDGTKRYAAEVVADRVEFVDSPRDEDRAPREPGEAPPTYGNRPQPTGAAERPAATSASAAPSDEPDYGDPFADQ; from the coding sequence ATGAACAGAATCATCCTGATTGGACGCCTGGCAACCGACCCTGAACTCAAATACACTCCCAGCGGAGTGGCCGTCACCGATTTCCGCCTGGCTGTGGATCGCCCTTTCAAGAACGCCAGCGGTGAGAAGGAAACGGACTTCATCACCATCAAGGCGTGGCGTGAACAGGCGGAGTTCATCTCCAACTATTTCCACAAGGGCCGCAGGGCCGCCGTGGAAGGGCGCCTCGAAATGCGCAATTGGGTCGCGCAGGACGGCACCAAGCGTTACGCAGCCGAAGTCGTCGCGGATCGTGTCGAATTTGTCGACAGCCCGAGGGACGAAGATCGCGCCCCGCGCGAACCCGGCGAAGCGCCGCCCACCTATGGCAACCGGCCGCAGCCAACCGGCGCCGCAGAACGCCCCGCGGCCACATCGGCCTCGGCGGCGCCGTCCGATGAGCCCGATTACGGCGATCCGTTCGCCGATCAATAA
- the rpsF gene encoding 30S ribosomal protein S6: protein MPVRPYEVVYIIDPDVTETDSAALVERFRALAEAQGATDIRVDTHTLGKRRLAYIINHKREGHYIVMHFEGEATVPAELERVLNITDGILRALVVRLEVMPPMPEPPPAPVAPAAVEAPAPAETPAEEAEPVVESSPAEEVPAEVAEPTSEEAPAVETEPEAVAAPAEAAPAEEAE, encoded by the coding sequence ATGCCTGTACGGCCCTACGAAGTCGTCTATATCATCGATCCCGACGTCACCGAAACCGATTCCGCGGCCCTGGTCGAACGGTTCCGCGCCCTGGCAGAAGCTCAGGGGGCGACCGACATCAGAGTCGACACCCACACGCTTGGCAAGCGCCGCCTCGCCTACATCATCAACCACAAACGCGAAGGTCATTACATTGTAATGCACTTCGAGGGAGAGGCCACGGTGCCGGCCGAGCTCGAGCGCGTCTTGAACATCACCGACGGAATCCTGCGTGCGCTCGTCGTCCGCCTCGAAGTGATGCCGCCGATGCCGGAACCGCCGCCCGCGCCGGTCGCGCCCGCCGCAGTGGAAGCCCCGGCGCCGGCCGAAACGCCCGCCGAGGAAGCCGAGCCCGTCGTCGAATCATCGCCGGCCGAAGAAGTCCCGGCTGAAGTCGCCGAGCCCACCTCCGAAGAAGCCCCGGCCGTCGAAACCGAGCCCGAAGCGGTTGCGGCTCCGGCCGAAGCAGCCCCGGCCGAAGAGGCCGAGTAA